In the genome of Nonlabens sp. MB-3u-79, one region contains:
- a CDS encoding SusC/RagA family TonB-linked outer membrane protein, which translates to MKGITLFMLLLCGFIGAAQISITGIISDTAGDPIAFANVTERGTSNGTTTDVNGFYSLTVANDGILVCSYIGYQTAIIPVGDEVIMNLTLEEGDQLETVVVTALGVKRNERELGYAVQTLDSEQIQEVKSVNLVDNLQGKIAGITVTPGATGVGASSKITIRGEASFSNNNPLFIVDGTPINNNTVFNFSNEAAAGFQEVDFGNGAGEVNQDDIESVSVLKGPAAAALYGTRAANGAIIIETKNGGKNKGLGISYNTSFFVDSAFKLPEFQNEYGQGNSGQFEYVDGLGGGVNDNISYSWGPRLDQGLLIPQFDSPVTLPDGSTVRGGDTSVYSGLPITATPFTSNPDNLKNFYNTGYTAINNIAITDGFENGNYRLSFTDLRSESIIPGVDLDRQTVAAKLNFTPNDKTKIRASVNYVNSASGNRPSNGYGSENVNYSLVAWGPRSLNIDNLRNYWQPGLEGVQQYSFNYTFFDNPYFILQENRNSFGRDRLFGNVSLSRKLTPELTATVRTGMDYSNEKRRFIRNFSTNRFRSGAYAEHDVFYREINTDFLLNYKKQMGVINFDASVGGNRLSQTASTTQVQTTSLAQPGIFSLNNAASPIESFGFRSEKRINSFYAFAKAGYKNFLYLEATARNDWSSALATPFSAANTSFFYPSVSTSFILSNVVDLPSAIDFAKIRASYAQVGNDTNPYQTQGTFISQTNVNSQPTFSNQDFIPNQNLRPELTSSVELGFDIRFLKQRLNLDFTYYNALTKDQILSLPIGIASGFSQQVVNAGAVRNKGFEVVFNAIPIRTTDFEWSATVNFASNRAIVEDLPQEEGRLTLAYSRVYDSQNQTVWHQVEEGGRIGDLYGTGYLRNENGDFVLTPEGRFIADPELRKLGNYNADFTMGFNNSFTYKNWDASFLLDWRQGGIIVSRTLALGAVGGQLAETANRPDGGIVANGVINTGSSTNPTYVQNTTAVSAESYYRQFYDRNHEENNVYDASYLKLRQFSVGYSFDLNKGALGLFDDGAQMRVSLIGRNLFAFSKIPHFDPEQLAVQGQGFINGVEDMSYASTRSIGIKAGIQF; encoded by the coding sequence ATGAAGGGAATTACTCTATTCATGCTACTTCTATGTGGTTTTATAGGAGCAGCTCAAATTTCTATTACGGGAATAATTAGCGATACTGCAGGCGATCCTATTGCTTTTGCAAATGTCACGGAGCGTGGTACTTCAAACGGTACTACTACAGATGTTAATGGTTTTTATAGCTTAACAGTTGCAAATGATGGCATACTCGTATGTTCCTATATAGGGTATCAAACGGCAATAATTCCTGTTGGAGATGAGGTGATTATGAACCTGACTCTTGAAGAAGGAGATCAACTAGAAACTGTAGTTGTTACCGCACTCGGGGTCAAACGTAACGAGCGAGAATTAGGATATGCAGTTCAAACGCTAGATTCTGAGCAAATTCAAGAAGTAAAATCAGTCAATCTGGTCGATAACTTACAAGGTAAAATTGCAGGAATTACAGTAACTCCTGGGGCAACAGGTGTGGGAGCTTCTTCAAAAATTACCATAAGAGGTGAAGCGAGTTTTTCTAATAACAATCCGCTGTTTATTGTAGACGGGACCCCTATAAATAACAATACTGTTTTCAACTTTTCTAATGAGGCAGCAGCTGGTTTTCAAGAAGTCGATTTTGGAAATGGTGCAGGAGAAGTGAATCAAGACGATATTGAAAGTGTTTCTGTTCTTAAAGGTCCTGCCGCTGCGGCCCTTTATGGAACTCGCGCAGCAAATGGTGCCATCATTATAGAAACTAAAAATGGAGGTAAAAACAAAGGATTGGGCATTTCCTACAACACAAGTTTCTTTGTGGACAGTGCTTTTAAATTACCAGAATTTCAAAACGAATACGGTCAAGGAAACAGCGGTCAGTTTGAATATGTAGATGGTCTAGGCGGCGGCGTCAACGATAACATTAGCTATTCTTGGGGTCCACGACTGGATCAAGGACTTTTGATTCCCCAATTTGATAGTCCGGTGACCTTACCCGATGGATCGACGGTACGTGGTGGAGATACGTCGGTATACAGCGGTTTGCCCATTACAGCAACCCCTTTTACCAGCAATCCTGATAACCTTAAGAATTTTTACAATACGGGTTATACAGCGATTAATAATATAGCGATTACAGATGGTTTTGAAAATGGAAATTACCGTTTGAGCTTTACAGATTTGCGCAGTGAGAGCATCATTCCTGGTGTGGATCTGGATCGACAGACAGTTGCTGCAAAATTGAACTTTACACCAAATGATAAAACTAAAATCCGGGCTAGTGTCAACTATGTCAATAGTGCTTCTGGAAACCGTCCATCAAATGGATATGGAAGTGAAAATGTAAATTATTCACTGGTCGCTTGGGGACCGCGTTCTTTAAATATTGACAATTTGAGAAATTACTGGCAGCCAGGGTTGGAAGGCGTGCAGCAGTATTCTTTTAATTACACCTTTTTTGATAACCCGTATTTTATACTGCAGGAAAACCGCAATAGTTTTGGTCGTGATCGATTGTTTGGAAATGTCTCGCTTTCGCGAAAGCTTACGCCAGAGCTCACGGCAACGGTACGAACAGGAATGGATTACAGCAATGAAAAACGCCGATTCATTCGTAATTTTTCTACCAATAGGTTTAGAAGCGGAGCCTATGCAGAGCACGATGTGTTTTATAGAGAGATCAATACTGATTTCTTATTGAACTATAAAAAGCAGATGGGTGTGATCAATTTTGACGCAAGTGTAGGAGGTAATCGATTATCACAAACGGCGTCCACAACACAAGTGCAAACAACCAGTCTGGCGCAACCTGGTATTTTTTCTTTGAATAATGCGGCCAGTCCTATAGAGAGTTTTGGATTTAGAAGTGAGAAACGCATCAATAGCTTTTATGCCTTTGCAAAAGCAGGTTATAAAAACTTCCTTTATCTAGAGGCAACCGCTCGTAACGATTGGTCCAGCGCACTAGCGACACCTTTTAGTGCCGCTAACACCTCTTTTTTCTATCCGTCAGTTTCTACAAGTTTTATTTTGAGCAATGTAGTGGATTTGCCCAGTGCCATTGACTTTGCGAAAATCAGAGCCAGTTATGCACAAGTGGGAAACGATACCAACCCTTACCAAACTCAAGGAACTTTTATATCTCAAACAAATGTGAACTCCCAACCTACTTTTAGCAATCAAGACTTTATTCCTAATCAAAATTTAAGGCCAGAGCTTACATCAAGTGTGGAATTGGGATTTGATATAAGGTTTTTGAAACAACGCCTCAATCTAGATTTCACCTATTACAACGCCTTAACTAAGGATCAGATTCTTTCCTTGCCTATAGGCATAGCTTCAGGCTTTAGTCAGCAAGTTGTCAATGCAGGTGCGGTAAGAAACAAAGGTTTTGAAGTGGTCTTCAATGCCATTCCTATAAGAACAACTGATTTTGAGTGGAGTGCAACCGTCAACTTTGCTAGCAACCGTGCCATAGTAGAAGACTTGCCCCAAGAAGAGGGACGATTAACACTAGCTTATTCCAGAGTTTATGACAGTCAGAATCAAACCGTATGGCATCAAGTAGAAGAAGGTGGCCGAATAGGAGATCTTTATGGAACTGGTTATTTGCGAAATGAAAATGGAGATTTTGTACTCACACCTGAAGGACGTTTTATTGCCGATCCCGAATTGAGAAAATTAGGAAACTACAATGCCGATTTCACCATGGGTTTCAATAATTCATTTACATATAAAAATTGGGATGCTTCTTTCTTATTGGACTGGAGACAAGGGGGGATTATCGTTTCCAGAACGCTAGCCTTAGGAGCAGTAGGTGGACAGCTTGCAGAAACAGCTAACAGACCCGATGGAGGGATCGTTGCAAACGGTGTGATCAATACGGGAAGCTCAACAAACCCTACTTATGTTCAAAATACTACAGCAGTTAGTGCAGAGAGTTATTACCGCCAGTTTTACGACCGCAACCACGAGGAGAATAATGTGTATGATGCGAGTTATTTAAAATTGCGTCAGTTTTCCGTAGGTTATAGTTTTGATCTGAATAAAGGGGCGTTGGGACTGTTTGATGATGGAGCGCAAATGAGAGTTTCGTTGATAGGTAGAAATCTGTTTGCTTTTAGTAAGATTCCGCACTTTGACCCAGAGCAGCTGGCTGTGCAAGGACAAGGATTTATTAATGGAGTGGAAGATATGTCTTATGCCTCAACAAGAAGTATAGGTATTAAAGCTGGGATACAGTTTTAA